The genome window GAATCGACCCTTCTCTTCGAAAGAAAATCTGGAAGGAATTAATTACTCTTAGAGACAAGGGTGTAGGAATTTTGGTTACCACCCATGTCATGGATGAGGCAGAGCTGACAGATAAGGTTGGCCTCTTGTTAGGTGGAAACATCATTGCCTTTGATACACCAAAAAATCTCAAGGAAAGTTATGGTGTTTCAAGTATTGAAGAAGTCTTTTTGAAAGCGGAAGGAGAATAAGATGAGAACCCTTGCCATTGCAAAAAAAGTTATCAAAGAATTGCTTCGTGACAAACGAACCCTTGCCATGATGTTTGTGGCTCCAGTCTTTATCATGTGGTTGATGAACCTCATGTTTTCGGCTAGTACAACCGTGAACATCAAGCTAGCAACGCAGGATCTACCAACTAGTTTGGTAAAGAAAATGGATGATCTGGACCATGTCAATGTGAAAACATACAAAGACATGGAGCAAGCCAAAGAAGACTTGGCTGATGAGAAAGTCGACGCCGTCATTTCTTATAAAGACGGGGAGTATCAGGTAGATTATGCCAATACAGATGCTTCGAAAACTGCTATGACCCGTCAAGTATTGCGGACCAGTATCGCCAGTGAAGGCACCAATCAACTATTAACTCGTGTTAAACAGGCCCTTCCTCAATTGAAACTGGATGCAAAATCACCAGAAATTAAGGAATCTTATGAGTATGGGAATGAAGATACAGGCTTCTTTGCCAGTATGATTCCAGTCTTGATTGGATTTGTCGTTTTCTTCTTTGTTTTCTTGATTTCAGGGATGGCGCTGTTGAAAGAACGCACCAGCGGCACCCTAGATCGCTTATTAGCCACTCCAGTTAAACGCTCTGAAATCGTCTATGGTTACATGATGTCTTATGGGATCATCGCTATTCTTCAAACAGCGGTTGTTGTTTTAGCAGCTATCTGGTTGTTGAATATTGAAGTTGTCGGAAGTTTATTAAATGTTATAATAGTTAATGTAGTATTGGCTCTTGTAGCACTCGCCTTCGGAATTCTCTTGTCCACCTTGGCAAAATCAGAATTCCAAATGATGCAATTTATTCCTCTTGTGATTATGCCGCAGCTCTTTTTCTCAGGAATCATTCCTCTTGATTCAATGGGAGAATGGGCAAAAACAATTGGGAAGTTCTTGCCTTTGACCTACTCAGGTGATGCCATGAGTCAGATTATTCTTTACGGACGTAACCTTGGGGATATTTTGCCAAATATCGGTGTTTTACTGCTTTTCCTTGTTGCTTTGACAATGCTGAATATTGTCGGATTGCGTCGGTATCGTAAGGTATAAAAATAATAAGGATGTGAGGATGGATATGAACGAGAGTATTTTTGAGTCGTTTGAAGCTTATTTAGAGGGGGCAGACTATCCCAAAGGAAAGAAGAAAATTATGCAGGCAGCCGTCGATTTGATCTCGACCAAGGGTTATAATGGGACTTCAACCCTTCAAATTGCGGAGCATGCCGGGCTTAGCCAAGCCACTCTCTTCAAGTATTTCCAGACCAAAGATGAGTTGCTGACAGCTATTTTACATCCGATCCTTCCTAGTCTTCTGGGAAATTTTCTGGATCAACTCTTAAATTTTCAAACAACAGAGGAAAAAATTCACTATTTCGTTTATGACCGAATGAACTACCTCAAAACCAATCAAGCTCTCTTAAAAATCGTGTTACAGGAGATGTTTTCGAATGAAAAGATCAAGCAGGAGCAAGAACATATTTGGAGTTTCATTCAGGGTAGAATTGGTGACCTCCTTCAAGAACTGAAAGCGGACCCTCGCATCAATCCTGATCTGACTATTTCCCAATTCCTGCGTATTCTGATTGGCCCGCTGCTTGCCTATTTTGGTCAGCTCTATATTCTTGGAACTAATGGGCAAGTGACCGATGAAGATCTTTCCTTGGTCGAAAAGCAAATCTTAGGTGGCTTGTGGAAATAGGGGGATCTGATAGAAACAAACCAAAAAACCATATTCCATTTCAATGGGAATATGGTTTTTTACAACTTTTATTTCAAATTCGACATCACTTGTTTCTTGGTGAAGGTGCGCTCTTGTTTATTAGCTAAGGCCTTAATGCGCGCATCAAGGAGAATAGCGCGACCTTCGGCACTTCGGGTATAGACGAGGTCATACTTACCTAGGCTCTTTCGGATTTGCTCCACAAAGGCTTGGGCATCCTCTTTCCGTTTGTCAAAGAGGCTTGGTACA of Streptococcus sp. S5 contains these proteins:
- a CDS encoding TetR/AcrR family transcriptional regulator, with the protein product MNESIFESFEAYLEGADYPKGKKKIMQAAVDLISTKGYNGTSTLQIAEHAGLSQATLFKYFQTKDELLTAILHPILPSLLGNFLDQLLNFQTTEEKIHYFVYDRMNYLKTNQALLKIVLQEMFSNEKIKQEQEHIWSFIQGRIGDLLQELKADPRINPDLTISQFLRILIGPLLAYFGQLYILGTNGQVTDEDLSLVEKQILGGLWK
- a CDS encoding ABC transporter permease; this translates as MRTLAIAKKVIKELLRDKRTLAMMFVAPVFIMWLMNLMFSASTTVNIKLATQDLPTSLVKKMDDLDHVNVKTYKDMEQAKEDLADEKVDAVISYKDGEYQVDYANTDASKTAMTRQVLRTSIASEGTNQLLTRVKQALPQLKLDAKSPEIKESYEYGNEDTGFFASMIPVLIGFVVFFFVFLISGMALLKERTSGTLDRLLATPVKRSEIVYGYMMSYGIIAILQTAVVVLAAIWLLNIEVVGSLLNVIIVNVVLALVALAFGILLSTLAKSEFQMMQFIPLVIMPQLFFSGIIPLDSMGEWAKTIGKFLPLTYSGDAMSQIILYGRNLGDILPNIGVLLLFLVALTMLNIVGLRRYRKV